A portion of the Blastopirellula sediminis genome contains these proteins:
- the rdgB gene encoding RdgB/HAM1 family non-canonical purine NTP pyrophosphatase gives MAKKRLLVLGTHNKKKGAEMAALLEPLGIELQTLAQTPGAIEVEEDADSFAGNAEKKAVEQAKHLGVWVLAEDSGLCVDALAGEPGIYSARFSGPGATDESNNQLLLEKLAGVTDARRTAHYVCTMRLAAPSGEIMAASEGICRGRIVHEERGSGGFGYDPLFELIEYRRTFGEMGGAVKSVLSHRARASRRLIPQLLQLVISGKWAN, from the coding sequence ATGGCGAAAAAGCGACTGTTGGTGCTCGGAACGCATAACAAAAAGAAGGGCGCCGAAATGGCGGCGCTGCTCGAGCCTCTCGGGATCGAACTGCAGACTTTGGCGCAGACGCCTGGCGCAATCGAGGTGGAAGAAGACGCCGATTCGTTCGCCGGCAACGCCGAGAAGAAAGCGGTCGAGCAGGCGAAGCATCTCGGCGTGTGGGTCTTGGCGGAAGACAGCGGATTGTGCGTCGACGCCCTGGCCGGCGAGCCGGGGATTTACTCGGCCCGCTTCTCAGGGCCGGGAGCGACCGACGAGTCGAATAATCAGTTGCTGCTGGAAAAGCTGGCCGGAGTTACCGACGCACGGCGGACGGCGCACTACGTTTGTACTATGCGGCTGGCGGCGCCCAGCGGCGAAATCATGGCAGCGAGCGAAGGGATCTGCCGCGGCAGGATTGTGCACGAAGAGCGAGGGAGCGGCGGGTTCGGCTACGATCCACTCTTCGAGCTGATCGAATATCGCCGGACGTTCGGCGAGATGGGCGGAGCGGTCAAATCGGTGCTGAGTCACCGAGCGAGAGCTTCCCGCAGATTGATACCGCAGCTGCTTCAGCTGGTGATATCTGGGAAGTGGGCGAATTAG
- a CDS encoding M20 metallopeptidase family protein → MRRFIPAFLAVCVAVSIPAIALSETTDEWVDQNLPGLLEIYKDLHAHPEVSYEEAVTSKKLADILRDAGYEVTTDVGGHGVVAVLKNGEGPTLMLRCDMDGLPVTEQTELVYASQEKITTSDGVTTGVMHACGHDVHMTNLIGVARFLASHRDRWQGTLVLICQPAEERGGGAKAMLEAGLLERFPKPDYALALHVAATLPAGTIGYRAGYAMANVDSVDITIHGRGGHGAYPHATIDPIVQASELVMSLQTIVSREVKPIDPAVITVGSMHGGAKHNVISDRCDLQLTVRSYGDKVRAQLKEAITRRANAIAEAYNAPEPTIVYSEGTPSLFNDHELAKEMVGVFRATLGDENVSPSEPSMGGEDFGRYGLAGVPILMFQLGSVEQKRLDRFAELGQDPPSLHSPFYYPDIEPTLRTGLRAMIAGSLDLLQAPPAEEQRN, encoded by the coding sequence ATGCGAAGATTCATTCCAGCTTTTCTGGCTGTTTGCGTAGCGGTCTCGATTCCGGCGATCGCTTTGTCCGAAACGACCGACGAGTGGGTCGATCAGAACTTGCCGGGGCTGCTGGAAATTTACAAAGATCTCCATGCGCACCCGGAGGTTTCGTACGAAGAAGCGGTCACCTCGAAAAAGCTGGCCGACATTCTGCGTGACGCCGGTTATGAAGTGACCACCGACGTTGGGGGACATGGCGTCGTCGCCGTTTTGAAGAACGGCGAAGGTCCGACGTTGATGCTTCGCTGCGATATGGACGGTCTACCAGTGACCGAACAAACGGAGCTGGTTTATGCGTCTCAGGAAAAAATCACGACCAGCGACGGCGTGACGACCGGCGTGATGCATGCCTGCGGTCACGACGTCCACATGACCAACTTGATCGGCGTCGCCCGATTTTTGGCGTCGCATCGCGACCGGTGGCAAGGAACGCTGGTCCTGATTTGCCAACCAGCCGAAGAACGCGGCGGCGGCGCGAAAGCGATGTTGGAAGCGGGGCTGCTGGAGCGTTTTCCGAAACCGGATTATGCCCTGGCGCTGCACGTCGCCGCGACGCTGCCGGCCGGGACGATCGGTTATCGTGCCGGGTATGCGATGGCGAACGTCGACAGCGTCGACATTACGATCCATGGCCGCGGCGGACATGGCGCCTATCCGCACGCGACGATCGACCCGATCGTCCAAGCCTCGGAATTGGTGATGTCGCTGCAAACGATCGTCAGCCGTGAAGTCAAACCGATTGATCCGGCGGTGATCACGGTCGGTTCGATGCACGGGGGCGCCAAGCACAACGTGATTAGCGATCGCTGCGACTTGCAGCTGACGGTTCGCAGTTATGGCGACAAAGTTCGCGCCCAACTCAAAGAAGCAATTACCCGCCGAGCTAACGCGATTGCTGAAGCTTACAACGCTCCCGAGCCGACAATTGTTTACTCCGAAGGAACGCCGAGCCTCTTTAACGATCATGAATTGGCGAAAGAGATGGTCGGCGTCTTTCGCGCAACGTTGGGAGACGAAAATGTCTCCCCCAGCGAACCGTCGATGGGAGGAGAAGACTTTGGACGCTATGGTTTGGCGGGCGTCCCGATCCTGATGTTTCAGCTTGGTTCCGTCGAGCAGAAGCGGTTGGACCGTTTCGCGGAATTGGGACAAGATCCCCCGTCGCTGCACTCGCCGTTTTATTACCCTGACATTGAACCGACTTTGCGTACAGGATTGCGTGCGATGATTGCCGGTTCGCTCGACTTGCTTCAGGCGCCCCCTGCCGAAGAACAACGCAACTAG
- a CDS encoding ABC transporter ATP-binding protein codes for MKVHFPFRRGGWFTGESGFVRAVDGISFTLGEGETLGLVGESGCGKSTTAKAILNLTPPTAGEVYINGRRVDGLTGAAMRPYRRDVQMIFQDPFASLNPRMTVGSIIGEPIKIYNLASGVDRKLEVMRLMELVGLNPRYINRYPHEFSGGQRQRIGIARALAVRPRVILCDEPVSALDVSIQAQVVNLLMDLQQKLGLSYLFIAHDLSVVRHISTRVGVMYLGRIVEMAPAEELYESPQHPYTKALLSAIPVPDPALERTRQRVVLQGEVPSPDKAYPGCPFADRCPIVDEVICRSKPPQLEGSAHKASCFKVDTSSL; via the coding sequence ATGAAGGTCCACTTTCCCTTTCGCCGCGGCGGTTGGTTCACCGGCGAATCCGGTTTCGTCCGCGCCGTCGATGGCATCAGCTTTACGCTGGGGGAAGGGGAAACGCTCGGCCTGGTCGGCGAATCGGGCTGCGGTAAATCGACCACGGCCAAGGCGATCTTGAATCTGACTCCGCCGACCGCCGGCGAAGTCTACATCAACGGCCGTCGCGTCGACGGGCTGACCGGCGCCGCGATGCGTCCTTATCGCCGCGACGTGCAGATGATCTTCCAGGACCCGTTTGCGTCGCTCAACCCGCGGATGACGGTCGGTTCGATCATCGGCGAACCGATCAAAATCTATAACCTGGCCAGCGGCGTCGATCGCAAGCTGGAAGTGATGCGGCTGATGGAACTGGTCGGGCTCAACCCCCGCTACATCAATCGCTATCCGCATGAGTTCTCCGGCGGTCAGCGGCAACGTATCGGCATCGCTCGCGCTTTGGCCGTTCGCCCCCGCGTGATCTTGTGCGACGAACCGGTCTCGGCCCTCGACGTCTCGATTCAAGCGCAAGTCGTGAACCTGCTGATGGACTTGCAGCAAAAGCTGGGGCTTTCGTACTTGTTCATCGCACACGATCTTTCCGTCGTGCGTCATATCTCGACGCGCGTCGGCGTGATGTACTTGGGACGGATCGTCGAGATGGCGCCGGCCGAAGAGCTTTACGAATCGCCGCAGCATCCCTATACGAAGGCGCTCTTGTCGGCGATTCCGGTTCCCGATCCGGCGCTGGAACGAACGCGCCAGCGAGTCGTCTTGCAGGGAGAAGTTCCTTCGCCCGACAAAGCCTATCCTGGCTGCCCGTTCGCCGATCGCTGCCCGATCGTCGACGAAGTGATCTGCCGCAGCAAGCCGCCCCAGTTGGAAGGAAGCGCGCACAAGGCTTCCTGCTTTAAAGTCGATACGAGTTCGCTTTAA
- a CDS encoding ABC transporter ATP-binding protein — protein MASTSNTQDPLLRVEDLRVEFHTDDGLVTAVRGVDWQLRAGETLGVVGESGSGKSVTSLALMGLIPQPPGKIVSGRAIYRGKDLLKMSSKELSNIRGNRIAMIFQDPMTALNPFLTVEDQLTEVTRRHLGLSAKEATKHAIEMLEKVGIPSASKRVFEYPHQFSGGMRQRVMIAMALSCKPDILIADEPTTALDVTIQAQILELMKELQEQEGTAILMITHDLGVIANIAHRVQVMYAGRVVEKATVDELFQNPRHPYTLGLLESAPRVDQLEAELRPIPGQPPDLSKLPGGCSFRPRCPFSIANCSEVDPPLFDSPSGGGYACLVNIDEAPRHDAASQISEDQS, from the coding sequence ATGGCGTCCACAAGCAATACGCAAGATCCGCTCCTTCGCGTCGAAGACCTCCGCGTTGAGTTTCATACCGACGACGGCTTGGTCACCGCCGTGCGCGGCGTCGACTGGCAACTGCGCGCCGGCGAAACGCTTGGCGTGGTCGGCGAATCAGGCTCCGGCAAGTCGGTCACCTCGCTGGCGCTGATGGGACTCATTCCGCAGCCCCCGGGCAAGATCGTTTCCGGACGCGCGATCTATCGCGGCAAAGATCTGCTGAAGATGTCGTCGAAGGAATTATCCAACATCCGCGGAAACCGGATCGCGATGATCTTTCAAGATCCGATGACCGCCCTCAACCCGTTTTTGACGGTCGAAGATCAGCTGACCGAAGTAACGCGCCGCCACCTGGGGCTTTCGGCCAAAGAGGCGACCAAGCACGCGATCGAAATGCTGGAGAAAGTCGGCATTCCGTCAGCAAGTAAGCGAGTCTTCGAGTATCCGCATCAGTTCTCCGGCGGGATGCGTCAACGCGTGATGATCGCGATGGCCTTGTCGTGCAAGCCGGACATCCTGATCGCCGACGAGCCGACGACGGCTCTCGACGTAACGATTCAGGCCCAGATTCTGGAACTGATGAAAGAGCTGCAGGAGCAAGAGGGAACCGCGATCCTGATGATCACGCACGATCTGGGCGTGATCGCCAACATTGCGCATCGCGTGCAAGTGATGTACGCTGGTCGCGTCGTCGAAAAGGCGACCGTCGACGAACTGTTCCAGAATCCGCGGCATCCCTATACGCTTGGTTTGCTCGAATCGGCGCCGCGCGTCGATCAACTGGAAGCCGAGTTGCGCCCGATTCCGGGTCAACCGCCCGATCTTTCCAAGCTCCCCGGCGGATGTTCGTTCCGCCCGCGTTGCCCCTTCAGCATCGCCAACTGCAGCGAAGTCGATCCGCCGCTGTTCGACTCCCCATCCGGCGGCGGCTACGCTTGCCTGGTCAATATTGATGAAGCGCCGCGACACGACGCAGCGTCGCAGATTAGCGAGGACCAATCGTGA
- a CDS encoding ABC transporter permease gives MLRDASAIQGVSLWQDAWRRLRRNWVAMGALVFLVLLSLSAVLTPIFPLQSPVEQHLRDRSFAAPNSEPVQLGLAELSGEELDAAIKTLWNDPSAFDEALIRTRLKMFGDWAIPSFCGSDHLGRDMLSRLFWGARVSLIVGVVATFVSLIIGVSYGAISGYVGGHVDDAMMRVVDILYSIPFIFIVIFVVMVISEPSIKANLESYGINRIVAFYFLIGAIYWLTMARVVRGQVISLKHEQFVDAARTIGASPSRIVFVHLVPNVLGVVIVYLTLTIPSVMLFEAFLSFLGIGVEEPNVSWGLLANEGLKVITPIRIYWWLIVFPAIALASTLYSLNFLGDGLRDALDPRMKNR, from the coding sequence ATGCTGCGTGACGCCAGCGCGATTCAAGGCGTTTCGCTTTGGCAAGACGCGTGGCGTCGCTTGCGTCGCAACTGGGTGGCGATGGGCGCGCTCGTCTTTCTGGTCCTGCTTAGCCTGTCGGCGGTGCTGACTCCGATCTTTCCTCTGCAATCGCCGGTCGAACAGCATCTACGCGATCGGTCGTTTGCGGCGCCCAACAGCGAACCGGTTCAACTTGGCCTGGCCGAATTGAGCGGAGAGGAACTCGACGCCGCGATTAAGACGCTTTGGAACGACCCGAGCGCGTTCGACGAAGCCTTGATCCGCACCCGCTTAAAGATGTTCGGCGACTGGGCGATTCCCAGTTTCTGCGGCTCGGACCATCTTGGCCGCGACATGTTGTCTCGCTTGTTTTGGGGCGCTCGCGTTTCGCTGATCGTCGGCGTGGTGGCGACCTTCGTCTCCTTGATCATCGGCGTCAGCTATGGCGCCATCAGCGGTTATGTCGGCGGGCATGTCGACGACGCGATGATGCGGGTGGTCGACATTCTCTACTCGATCCCGTTCATTTTCATCGTGATCTTCGTGGTGATGGTGATCAGCGAACCGTCGATCAAAGCGAACCTGGAATCATATGGCATTAATCGTATCGTCGCGTTCTACTTTTTGATCGGCGCCATTTACTGGCTGACGATGGCCCGCGTCGTCCGCGGCCAGGTAATCAGCCTGAAGCACGAACAATTTGTCGACGCCGCTCGCACAATCGGCGCCAGCCCCAGTCGTATCGTCTTCGTTCACCTCGTTCCCAACGTGCTGGGCGTCGTGATCGTGTACCTGACGCTGACGATTCCGTCGGTCATGCTCTTCGAAGCGTTCCTCTCCTTTCTCGGGATTGGCGTCGAAGAGCCGAACGTCTCGTGGGGACTGCTCGCCAACGAAGGCTTGAAGGTGATCACGCCGATTCGGATTTACTGGTGGCTGATCGTCTTCCCGGCGATCGCCCTGGCCTCGACGTTGTACTCGCTCAACTTTCTGGGGGACGGTCTTCGCGACGCGCTCGATCCCCGCATGAAGAATCGCTAA
- a CDS encoding ABC transporter permease — protein MIRFLIRRAIWIVITLWLVYTLSFFLMLSVPGGPMSGERAYPPEIEKMRKDRFHLNDPWPVQYWYYLSNACQGDFLSSQVLNDYEVSEIISEGFPISATLGVLAMSMALIVGLSAGIISALWRNSLLDVFFRSMATIGIAVPNFVLAGLAIMVFVFQLKWFPAAGWGKPIDMVLPSICLAAPFAAYISRLTRTGMLDVLGQDYIRTAYAKGLMPSTVVLKHAVRGALLPVVSYLGPAVAGILTGSLVIERIFFLPGLGTHFIEAVTQRDYTTSLGIVMVSTALVLVMNTLVDVSYQLLDPRIKLK, from the coding sequence TTGATTCGTTTTCTGATTCGTCGAGCCATCTGGATCGTCATCACGCTCTGGCTCGTCTACACGCTCAGCTTCTTCTTGATGTTGTCCGTCCCCGGCGGGCCGATGTCTGGCGAACGCGCCTATCCGCCTGAAATCGAAAAGATGCGGAAGGATCGCTTTCACTTGAACGATCCCTGGCCGGTGCAGTACTGGTATTACCTCAGTAACGCCTGCCAAGGAGACTTCCTCTCGAGCCAGGTGCTGAACGACTACGAAGTGAGCGAGATCATCTCGGAAGGTTTCCCGATTAGCGCAACGCTGGGCGTCTTGGCGATGTCGATGGCGCTGATCGTCGGTCTTTCGGCCGGGATTATCTCGGCGTTGTGGCGCAACTCGCTGCTCGACGTTTTCTTCCGCTCGATGGCGACGATCGGGATCGCAGTCCCCAATTTTGTGCTCGCGGGACTCGCGATTATGGTTTTCGTCTTCCAGTTGAAATGGTTCCCGGCCGCCGGCTGGGGGAAACCGATCGACATGGTCCTTCCCTCCATTTGCCTGGCGGCGCCCTTCGCGGCTTACATTTCTCGCCTGACGCGTACCGGCATGCTCGACGTGCTTGGTCAGGACTACATTCGGACCGCTTACGCCAAAGGGCTGATGCCGAGCACGGTGGTCCTGAAACATGCGGTTCGCGGCGCCTTGCTGCCGGTCGTTTCGTACTTGGGTCCTGCGGTCGCTGGGATTTTGACCGGCTCGCTGGTGATCGAACGAATCTTCTTCCTGCCGGGGCTGGGAACGCACTTCATTGAAGCGGTTACCCAGCGCGACTACACCACTTCGCTCGGGATCGTCATGGTTTCGACGGCGCTGGTGCTGGTCATGAATACGCTGGTCGACGTCTCGTACCAACTGCTCGATCCGCGGATCAAACTGAAATAG